From a region of the Chitinophaga caseinilytica genome:
- a CDS encoding c-type cytochrome domain-containing protein: MTIFLQAGWGLFIGRFHPLLVHLPIGILIVAFLLEWLSRFRQLAVLGAAVLPTMVFGAISAVAACVAGYLLSLSGGYDEAALNLHMWMGIAVAVISILLCVFRKYNLFRKSWLPVSAAMIVALSVAGHYGGNLTHGEDYLTAAWPFGGKKAPAAAAFKNIDDAKVYEQLVQPILETKCYSCHNEQKLKGGLRLDGMVNIRKGGENGPVLKDSIPEMSELYKRLVLPESDDHRMPPKGKPQLTPQDLEILYWWILQGAPDSITVKDLHKTPRIQLVFEGMKPSGDGLHPYIPLSQTSKPGDQAVQALVQTGMKVMPVAADNGYVMVTAINAEKFGNADAKLLEAIGKQLVWLNLGGTATGDSALQIIAGLPALTRLQLENTGVTDQGLQYLSTAKQLKYLNLNNTKITDKGLEFLQKQANLRELFLYGTGVSAAGIEKLRKALPDLDVDTGGYRMPVLATDTTIWRKNPA, from the coding sequence ATGACGATTTTCCTGCAGGCCGGATGGGGACTGTTTATCGGCCGGTTCCATCCCTTACTTGTCCATTTGCCGATCGGTATTTTGATCGTGGCCTTCCTCCTCGAATGGCTGAGCCGTTTCCGGCAGCTGGCCGTGCTCGGCGCGGCGGTTTTGCCGACGATGGTATTTGGCGCCATATCCGCGGTGGCAGCTTGCGTGGCGGGTTATCTGCTGTCGCTGTCGGGCGGGTACGACGAAGCCGCGCTGAACCTCCATATGTGGATGGGCATCGCCGTGGCGGTGATTTCCATCCTGCTGTGCGTGTTCCGTAAATACAACCTGTTCCGCAAATCCTGGCTGCCGGTTTCCGCCGCCATGATCGTGGCGCTGTCTGTAGCCGGGCATTACGGCGGCAACCTCACCCATGGCGAAGACTATCTCACCGCAGCATGGCCCTTCGGAGGCAAGAAAGCCCCCGCTGCCGCGGCTTTCAAGAATATCGACGACGCCAAGGTATACGAACAGCTCGTTCAGCCCATCCTCGAAACCAAATGCTATTCCTGCCATAACGAACAAAAACTGAAAGGCGGCCTGCGGCTCGATGGCATGGTGAATATCCGCAAGGGCGGCGAAAACGGGCCGGTACTGAAAGACAGTATCCCCGAAATGAGCGAGCTCTACAAGCGCCTCGTCCTGCCCGAGTCTGACGATCACCGGATGCCGCCCAAAGGCAAACCGCAACTCACGCCGCAGGATCTTGAAATCCTTTACTGGTGGATATTACAGGGCGCGCCCGATTCCATCACCGTGAAAGATCTGCACAAAACCCCGCGCATCCAGCTCGTATTCGAAGGCATGAAACCCTCCGGCGACGGCCTCCATCCCTACATACCGCTTTCCCAAACCAGCAAACCCGGCGACCAGGCCGTGCAAGCCCTCGTGCAGACAGGCATGAAAGTGATGCCCGTAGCGGCGGATAACGGGTACGTAATGGTAACCGCCATCAACGCGGAAAAATTCGGTAACGCCGACGCGAAACTGCTGGAAGCGATCGGCAAGCAACTCGTCTGGCTGAACCTCGGCGGCACCGCCACGGGCGACAGCGCCCTGCAGATCATCGCCGGGCTGCCCGCGCTCACGCGGCTCCAGCTGGAGAATACGGGCGTTACGGACCAGGGGCTGCAATATCTTTCCACCGCCAAACAACTCAAATACCTCAATCTCAACAATACCAAGATTACCGACAAAGGCCTGGAGTTCCTGCAAAAACAGGCGAACCTCCGCGAGCTGTTCCTGTACGGAACGGGCGTTTCGGCGGCAGGCATCGAAAAGCTGCGCAAAGCCTTGCCAGACCTCGATGTAGATACCGGCGGCTACCGCATGCCAGTATTGGCGACGGATACCACGATCTGGAGAAAGAACCCCGCCTGA
- a CDS encoding MFS transporter yields METTLETEDRQAQARQLAEKTTFSVLIALSFTHLLNDTIQSLIPAIYPLVKDSLTLSFSQVGLITLTFQLSASILQPLVGLYTDKRPQPYSLAIGMGFTLIGLLCLAMAHSFPIVLVSVALVGVGSAVFHPEASRLAYMASGGRHGMAQSLFQVGGNTGSSLGPLLAAAIIVPFGQPSVAWFSLIALLAIFVMLRISKWYLSNTDRIKPKKKSGHHAAIQLSKGKVAFALFILLLLIFSKYFYMASLTSYYTFYLIGKFNVSVQHSQIYLFVFLFAIAAGTFIGGPIGDRIGRKYVIWISILGVAPFALLMPHANLFWTVILSVFIGVILSSAFSAILVYAQELVPGKVGMIAGLFFGFAFGMAGVGSALLGELADRTSIYYVYEVCAYLPLIGLLTGFLPNIEGSRKK; encoded by the coding sequence ATGGAAACTACGCTTGAAACGGAAGACCGGCAGGCACAGGCCCGGCAACTGGCGGAGAAAACCACATTCTCCGTCCTCATCGCCCTGAGCTTCACGCATCTGCTGAACGACACCATTCAGTCCCTCATCCCCGCGATCTACCCGCTGGTGAAGGATTCGCTTACCCTCAGTTTTTCACAGGTAGGTTTGATTACGCTGACCTTCCAGCTTTCCGCCTCCATCCTGCAGCCGCTCGTTGGTTTATATACCGACAAGCGCCCCCAGCCCTATTCCCTCGCTATCGGCATGGGCTTCACCTTGATCGGGCTGCTGTGCCTGGCCATGGCGCATTCCTTCCCCATCGTGCTCGTATCGGTGGCCCTGGTAGGCGTTGGCTCCGCCGTATTCCACCCCGAAGCATCGAGGCTGGCGTACATGGCATCGGGCGGGCGCCACGGCATGGCGCAATCGCTGTTCCAGGTAGGCGGCAACACCGGCAGCTCCCTCGGCCCCCTGCTCGCCGCGGCCATCATCGTGCCGTTCGGGCAACCGAGCGTGGCGTGGTTCTCCCTCATCGCACTGCTGGCCATTTTCGTGATGCTCCGCATCAGCAAATGGTACCTCAGCAATACGGACCGCATCAAGCCGAAAAAGAAATCCGGGCACCACGCGGCCATTCAGCTGTCGAAAGGAAAAGTGGCGTTCGCGCTGTTCATCCTGCTGCTGCTTATTTTTTCGAAATACTTCTACATGGCGAGCCTCACCAGCTATTACACGTTCTACCTCATCGGGAAATTCAACGTATCGGTACAGCATTCGCAGATTTACCTGTTCGTGTTCCTCTTCGCCATCGCAGCCGGCACATTCATCGGCGGCCCCATCGGCGACCGCATCGGCCGCAAATACGTGATCTGGATATCCATCCTCGGCGTAGCGCCCTTCGCACTGCTGATGCCCCACGCCAACCTGTTCTGGACGGTGATCCTCAGCGTGTTCATCGGCGTGATCCTGTCTTCCGCCTTCTCCGCCATCCTCGTATATGCGCAGGAACTGGTGCCGGGGAAAGTGGGCATGATCGCCGGACTGTTCTTTGGGTTCGCGTTCGGCATGGCCGGCGTCGGCTCCGCGCTCCTTGGCGAACTGGCAGACCGTACCAGCATTTATTACGTGTACGAAGTGTGTGCTTACCTGCCGCTCATCGGCCTGCTCACGGGCTTCCTGCCCAATATCGAAGGCAGCCGCAAGAAATAA
- a CDS encoding helix-turn-helix transcriptional regulator — protein sequence MERLQSLEEFYRAKQIPVPEGMNRELGHFNVFNSADYIGPETTLPYSRKDFYKVAFVSGRNRYFFADKILDMEQFGLFFANPQVPYQCEHLSEAQAGFFCIFNDAFFHGHSSMKLTDFPLFRPGGNPLICLPDAQVQPVIDLFRKMIEELHSDYAFKHDLLRNYTMELIHMGMKLQPAQVAASQTNAASRISSLFSDLLERQFPIESPRQQVNLRTAFDFATQLSIHVNHLNKALKDATGKSTSDHIADRVLQEAKALLRHTDWNVSEIGYSLGFQEPAHFNNFFKKKTQVTPRSFRTA from the coding sequence ATGGAAAGATTGCAGTCGCTCGAAGAATTCTACCGCGCCAAGCAAATTCCCGTTCCGGAAGGGATGAACCGGGAATTGGGACACTTCAACGTATTCAATTCCGCCGACTACATCGGGCCGGAAACGACTTTGCCTTACAGCCGGAAAGATTTCTATAAAGTGGCGTTCGTCAGCGGCCGCAACCGCTATTTCTTCGCCGATAAGATCCTGGACATGGAGCAGTTCGGCCTGTTTTTCGCCAATCCGCAGGTGCCTTACCAATGCGAGCACCTCAGCGAAGCGCAGGCGGGCTTTTTCTGCATTTTCAACGATGCCTTTTTCCACGGCCATTCCTCCATGAAACTGACCGATTTCCCGCTCTTCCGCCCTGGTGGCAACCCGCTCATCTGCTTGCCCGACGCGCAGGTGCAGCCCGTCATCGACCTGTTCCGAAAAATGATCGAAGAGCTGCATTCCGACTACGCTTTCAAGCACGATCTCCTGCGCAACTACACCATGGAGCTCATCCATATGGGCATGAAACTACAGCCTGCGCAGGTAGCTGCTTCGCAAACCAACGCCGCGTCGCGGATATCGTCTTTATTCTCGGATTTACTGGAGCGCCAGTTTCCCATCGAGTCTCCCCGGCAACAGGTGAACCTGCGCACGGCGTTCGATTTCGCCACGCAACTGAGCATTCATGTGAACCATCTCAATAAGGCGTTGAAAGACGCCACGGGCAAATCCACCTCCGACCACATCGCCGACCGGGTGCTCCAGGAAGCGAAGGCGCTCCTGCGGCACACCGATTGGAATGTGTCTGAGATCGGCTACAGTCTTGGGTTCCAGGAGCCGGCCCATTTCAATAATTTCTTCAAGAAAAAGACGCAGGTTACGCCCCGCTCTTTCCGCACCGCCTGA
- a CDS encoding YheT family hydrolase has protein sequence MPVLTSTDYTAPFLLSNRHVLTVFPTLFRRIPPADYVRERITTPDNDFLDLDFSRKGSRSAVLILHGLEGDSRRQYVTGMVHIFNESGFDTVSMNFRGCSGESNKALRFYHSGETGDLQTVIDHIAPQYDHIHLIGFSLGGNVTLKYLGERGSAIHPQIRSAVAISVPVDLLDSSTELEKRQNSIYRMRFIRSLGEKLTEKAKAYPHDISLEGFSAIRNFREFDDRYTAPLHGFKNAEHYWRLSSSIFYLSGITIPTLLINALDDPFLGQGSYPFSAASSNRNFHLETPESGGHVGFVTFSEKYYWSEKRAWQFIDQHR, from the coding sequence ATGCCGGTACTGACCTCTACAGATTACACTGCCCCATTCCTGCTGAGCAACCGGCATGTGCTCACCGTATTCCCTACGCTTTTCCGCCGCATTCCGCCCGCCGACTATGTGCGGGAACGCATCACAACGCCCGATAACGATTTCCTCGATCTCGATTTCAGCCGGAAAGGCAGCCGCAGCGCGGTGCTAATTCTCCACGGCCTGGAGGGCGATTCCCGCCGGCAATACGTAACGGGGATGGTACATATTTTCAACGAAAGCGGGTTCGATACGGTGTCGATGAACTTCCGCGGGTGCAGCGGCGAATCCAACAAAGCCCTCCGATTCTACCACAGCGGCGAAACCGGCGATCTCCAGACCGTGATCGATCACATCGCCCCGCAGTACGACCACATCCACCTCATCGGGTTTTCCCTGGGCGGGAACGTAACGCTGAAGTACCTCGGCGAGCGCGGCTCCGCCATCCACCCGCAAATCCGCTCGGCCGTGGCCATTTCCGTTCCGGTAGATCTGCTGGACAGTTCCACCGAGCTGGAAAAGCGCCAGAACAGTATTTACCGCATGCGCTTCATCCGCTCCCTCGGCGAAAAACTCACCGAAAAAGCGAAAGCGTATCCCCACGATATTTCCCTGGAAGGCTTCTCCGCCATCCGCAACTTCCGCGAGTTCGACGACCGCTATACCGCGCCGCTGCATGGTTTCAAAAACGCGGAGCATTACTGGCGCCTGTCCAGCTCCATTTTTTACCTGTCCGGCATCACCATTCCCACATTGCTCATCAACGCCCTCGACGATCCCTTCCTCGGGCAAGGCTCCTATCCGTTCAGTGCCGCATCCTCTAACCGGAACTTCCACCTGGAAACCCCTGAGTCCGGCGGCCACGTTGGATTTGTGACGTTTTCCGAAAAATATTACTGGTCGGAGAAACGGGCCTGGCAATTCATCGACCAGCATCGTTAA
- a CDS encoding DUF1501 domain-containing protein: MAEKIIQEANDRAARFFSRRHFLQDCVTGLGGTALASMLGGCNLFSGSSSAPTQSLNPLEPRAPHFPARAKSVIYLHMAGAPSQLEMFDYKPELEKLHNQLCPQSILEGKKFAFIRGVPRMLGPQAVFKQHGESRAWVSDFMPHLAERVDDMSFLKAVQTDQFNHGPAQLFMHTGSARLGRPSTGAWVTWGLGSENSNLPGFVVLTSGGKTPDAGKSVWGSGFLPSVYQGVQCRSKGEPVLYLSDPEGMNRDLRYQGIQAINEVNRLEYETFQDPEILSRISQYELAYKMQISVPGVMDIKSEPEYIHELYGTEPGKESFANNCLLARKLVEKGVRFVQLFDWGWDAHGTDESTAVNFGMRNKCREIDKPISALLLDLKQRGLLDETLVVWGGEFGRTPMQENREGKEMPYMGRDHHVEAFTMWMAGAGIKRGGSWGETDEIGFSAVKGQVSVHDIHATILQQLGFDHEKMTYQFQGRPFRLTDVFGNPINEILG, from the coding sequence ATGGCAGAAAAAATCATACAAGAAGCCAACGACCGTGCCGCCCGGTTTTTCTCCCGCAGGCACTTCCTGCAAGACTGCGTGACCGGCCTCGGCGGCACCGCCCTCGCTTCGATGCTGGGCGGCTGCAACCTGTTCTCGGGCTCGTCTTCCGCTCCCACGCAAAGCCTCAACCCGCTGGAGCCCCGCGCGCCGCATTTCCCCGCACGCGCCAAAAGCGTGATTTACCTGCACATGGCCGGCGCGCCTTCGCAGCTGGAAATGTTCGATTACAAACCGGAGCTCGAGAAACTGCATAATCAATTATGTCCGCAATCCATCCTCGAAGGCAAAAAGTTCGCGTTCATCCGCGGCGTGCCGCGCATGCTGGGGCCGCAGGCGGTCTTCAAACAACACGGCGAAAGCCGCGCATGGGTGTCTGACTTCATGCCGCACCTCGCGGAGCGGGTAGACGATATGAGCTTTCTGAAAGCCGTGCAGACAGACCAGTTCAACCACGGGCCTGCCCAGCTGTTCATGCACACCGGCAGCGCGCGCCTCGGCAGGCCGAGCACCGGCGCCTGGGTAACCTGGGGGCTGGGTTCGGAAAACAGCAACCTCCCGGGATTCGTGGTACTGACGTCGGGCGGCAAAACGCCGGATGCAGGCAAAAGCGTCTGGGGAAGCGGGTTCCTGCCTTCCGTGTACCAGGGCGTGCAATGCCGTTCCAAAGGCGAACCTGTCCTGTATCTGTCCGACCCGGAAGGGATGAACCGTGACCTGCGGTACCAGGGCATCCAGGCCATCAACGAAGTAAACAGGCTGGAATATGAAACCTTCCAGGACCCGGAGATCCTGTCGCGCATTTCGCAATACGAACTGGCGTACAAAATGCAGATTTCCGTGCCGGGTGTAATGGACATCAAATCCGAACCGGAATATATACATGAACTGTACGGCACCGAACCGGGCAAGGAATCGTTCGCGAACAATTGCCTGCTGGCCCGGAAGCTCGTGGAAAAAGGCGTCCGTTTCGTACAGTTGTTCGACTGGGGATGGGATGCCCACGGTACCGACGAAAGCACGGCCGTGAATTTCGGCATGCGCAATAAATGCCGGGAGATCGACAAGCCCATCAGCGCGCTCCTGCTCGATCTGAAGCAGCGCGGCCTCCTCGATGAAACCCTCGTGGTTTGGGGCGGCGAATTCGGCCGCACGCCCATGCAGGAAAACCGCGAAGGCAAAGAAATGCCCTACATGGGCCGCGATCATCACGTGGAAGCGTTCACGATGTGGATGGCCGGCGCCGGCATCAAGCGCGGCGGCAGCTGGGGAGAAACCGACGAGATCGGGTTCAGCGCCGTGAAAGGACAGGTGTCCGTTCACGACATCCACGCCACCATATTGCAACAGCTCGGTTTCGATCACGAAAAAATGACATACCAGTTCCAGGGCAGGCCGTTCCGCCTCACAGACGTATTCGGTAACCCCATCAACGAAATTTTAGGATAA
- a CDS encoding sugar phosphate isomerase/epimerase family protein — protein MKQNINRRNFLQRTAALGGGALLSQLPAVAAMPAAKAGFKLVVLATDWGFPGNRDALCKKAKEAGYDGIEVWWPGSVEAQNEIFDAVEKYGLEVGFLASGGSNEFNAHAKSFEATLLAATGNKRKKPLYVNCHSGRDYYTEEQNGKLIDITTKVSKSSGIPIYHETHRARMMFAAHICRRFIETKPDLRLTLDISHWCNVHESFLGDQAETVALALQRVGHIHARIGHPEGPQVNDPRAPEWEHAVKAHFAWWDEVAKMKRAKGEVMTVLTEFGPADYMPTLPYTRQPLADQWGINVHMKDLLKARYGA, from the coding sequence ATGAAACAGAATATCAACCGGAGGAATTTTCTCCAGCGCACCGCAGCCCTGGGTGGCGGCGCCTTATTGTCGCAACTGCCGGCCGTGGCGGCCATGCCCGCCGCCAAAGCAGGTTTCAAACTGGTAGTGCTGGCTACGGACTGGGGTTTCCCCGGCAACCGCGACGCACTTTGTAAAAAAGCCAAGGAAGCAGGGTACGACGGGATCGAAGTCTGGTGGCCGGGATCGGTAGAAGCGCAGAACGAAATTTTTGACGCGGTGGAAAAGTACGGACTGGAAGTAGGGTTCCTGGCATCGGGCGGGAGCAATGAGTTCAACGCCCACGCCAAATCGTTCGAAGCCACGCTGCTGGCGGCTACCGGCAACAAACGGAAAAAACCGCTGTACGTGAACTGCCATTCCGGTAGGGATTATTATACGGAAGAACAGAACGGGAAACTGATCGACATCACGACGAAAGTCTCCAAATCCTCCGGCATCCCGATCTACCACGAAACGCACCGCGCCCGCATGATGTTTGCCGCGCACATCTGCCGCCGTTTCATCGAAACCAAACCCGACCTCCGCCTCACCCTCGATATTTCTCACTGGTGCAACGTGCACGAATCGTTCCTGGGCGACCAGGCCGAAACCGTGGCCCTCGCGCTGCAGCGCGTCGGGCATATCCACGCGCGCATCGGTCATCCGGAAGGCCCGCAGGTCAACGATCCCCGCGCGCCGGAATGGGAACACGCCGTGAAAGCGCATTTTGCCTGGTGGGATGAAGTGGCGAAAATGAAACGCGCCAAAGGCGAAGTGATGACCGTGCTCACGGAATTCGGCCCGGCAGATTACATGCCCACGCTTCCCTACACTCGCCAACCCCTGGCCGACCAATGGGGCATCAATGTTCACATGAAAGATCTTTTAAAAGCACGTTACGGCGCATGA
- a CDS encoding DUF2490 domain-containing protein, which yields MIRSLLLCALLIQSASVMAQSQFSGWFANFSTFRIPDSKFSIHFDGQLRSSDEWETLQTFILRPGINYHVRKNMVLTAGYALIENRTLGDFFAEHRIWEQFIVNHNVGGFMPLQHRFRVEQRFIPTVRAFTGEPEKVETNVSHRVRYFVRGLLPFSGQAGFKKGMFGALQNEIFINFANTRYANSHAFDQNRAYGAIGYRFSPKFDLEAGYLHHYTMRFNGQNTSFVNNNVIQVATYVRL from the coding sequence ATGATCAGATCACTTTTATTATGTGCGCTCCTCATCCAAAGCGCCTCCGTCATGGCACAAAGCCAATTCAGCGGCTGGTTCGCCAATTTCTCGACCTTCCGCATCCCCGACTCGAAGTTCAGCATCCATTTCGACGGGCAGCTCCGCAGCTCCGACGAATGGGAAACGCTGCAAACCTTCATCCTGCGGCCGGGTATCAACTATCATGTCCGAAAGAACATGGTCCTCACCGCCGGCTATGCCCTCATCGAAAACCGGACGCTGGGCGATTTTTTTGCCGAGCACCGCATCTGGGAACAGTTCATCGTTAACCACAACGTGGGCGGGTTCATGCCGCTGCAACACCGTTTCCGGGTGGAGCAACGCTTCATCCCTACGGTGCGGGCGTTTACCGGGGAGCCCGAAAAGGTGGAAACCAACGTATCCCACCGGGTGCGGTATTTCGTGCGCGGGTTGCTGCCTTTCAGCGGTCAGGCCGGGTTTAAAAAAGGGATGTTCGGCGCCCTGCAGAACGAGATTTTCATCAACTTCGCCAACACCCGGTACGCCAACAGTCACGCGTTCGACCAGAACCGGGCCTACGGCGCCATCGGGTACCGCTTCAGCCCGAAATTCGACCTGGAAGCGGGGTACCTGCATCATTACACGATGCGTTTCAACGGACAGAACACCAGTTTTGTCAATAACAACGTGATCCAGGTGGCAACGTACGTACGGTTATAG
- a CDS encoding nuclear transport factor 2 family protein codes for MQTQRMIEALQEVFIAADERDWERCRAALADKVFLDYSSLSGIPAQELSAADIVTSWMGFLPRFKATHHQLGNFSVQDDGESAIVKCYGTATHFFPTASGQNVWAVVGTYEAKLARWKDGWKVTALRFNLRYQDGNLALAEIAAVE; via the coding sequence ATGCAGACACAACGGATGATTGAAGCCCTGCAGGAAGTGTTCATCGCCGCCGACGAACGCGACTGGGAACGCTGTCGCGCCGCACTGGCCGACAAAGTTTTCCTCGATTATTCTTCCCTCAGCGGCATCCCCGCGCAGGAGCTCTCCGCGGCAGACATCGTGACGTCGTGGATGGGGTTTCTGCCCCGCTTCAAAGCCACCCATCACCAACTCGGTAATTTCTCCGTGCAGGACGATGGGGAATCCGCCATCGTCAAATGCTACGGCACCGCCACCCATTTCTTTCCCACCGCTTCCGGGCAGAACGTCTGGGCCGTGGTTGGCACCTACGAAGCGAAACTGGCGCGGTGGAAAGACGGCTGGAAAGTGACGGCGCTGCGCTTCAACCTCCGGTACCAGGACGGGAACCTGGCGCTGGCGGAGATCGCTGCCGTGGAATAA
- a CDS encoding KTSC domain-containing protein, translating to MPSTVIRHMRYNPETEVLVITFVSGKVYAYRPVPPDVYARMLQSGSKGQFFNRFIRDRFDYRQLYN from the coding sequence ATGCCGTCTACCGTTATCAGGCATATGCGATACAACCCGGAAACGGAGGTACTCGTCATCACTTTCGTGTCGGGGAAAGTATATGCTTACCGGCCCGTGCCGCCAGACGTGTACGCCCGCATGTTGCAGTCCGGCTCCAAAGGACAGTTCTTCAACCGTTTCATCCGCGACCGGTTCGACTATCGCCAACTTTACAACTAA
- a CDS encoding FadR/GntR family transcriptional regulator, which produces MTKQVTILKRNSLADDVAAGLQDMITGGTYAVGDRLPSEPELMLLFGVGRSSVREAVRLLVNAGMLRVQQGQGTFVTSSQPLTGPLGRKLHTADYQELNEVRLLLEVKIAEKAALHRTREDLARMKTFLRAREKFAKAGNVDATMQADVHFHTSIAVASKNSIMLELYQTIATHMLQSFKDRHKDTSDFALTQYMHKALLDAIADQDAEQALVWATRISTHSR; this is translated from the coding sequence ATGACGAAACAGGTTACCATACTCAAACGGAACAGTCTGGCAGACGATGTAGCCGCCGGGTTGCAGGACATGATCACCGGCGGCACCTACGCCGTGGGCGACCGCCTGCCCTCGGAGCCGGAGCTCATGCTGCTGTTCGGCGTGGGCCGCAGTTCCGTCCGCGAAGCGGTACGGCTCCTCGTGAACGCGGGCATGCTGCGGGTGCAGCAGGGCCAGGGCACCTTCGTGACGTCCAGCCAGCCGCTGACCGGCCCCCTCGGCCGGAAGCTCCACACGGCAGACTACCAGGAACTGAACGAAGTACGCCTCCTCCTCGAAGTGAAAATCGCCGAGAAAGCAGCGCTCCACCGCACCCGCGAAGACCTCGCCCGGATGAAAACCTTCCTCCGCGCCCGCGAAAAATTCGCCAAAGCCGGCAACGTAGACGCTACCATGCAGGCCGACGTACATTTCCATACGAGCATCGCCGTGGCGTCCAAGAACAGCATCATGCTCGAATTGTACCAGACCATCGCCACGCACATGCTGCAGTCTTTCAAAGACCGGCATAAAGACACGAGCGATTTCGCGCTGACCCAATACATGCACAAAGCCCTGCTCGACGCTATCGCCGACCAGGATGCAGAACAGGCGCTGGTTTGGGCCACGCGTATCAGCACACACAGCCGTTGA
- a CDS encoding ion transporter — MVCIRKPVRFVFSLLGVIDLLALIPSYLSFLFAGAQSLLVLRALRLLRIFRIFRLVHFISEMRFLTVAIGRSLRKISIFILFVLTCVIILGSVIYLVEDHNAGFTSIPQSVYWAIVTITTVGYGDVAPATPLGKFIASFIMLLGYGIIAVPTGIVTTEMAHAYREKGHSTNVCPGCGREGHDTDAKFCKFCGTKL, encoded by the coding sequence CTGGTCTGTATCCGCAAGCCCGTCCGCTTCGTGTTCAGCCTCCTCGGCGTCATTGATCTCCTGGCGCTCATCCCTTCCTACCTCAGTTTCCTGTTCGCCGGAGCGCAATCGCTGCTTGTACTGCGCGCCCTTCGCCTGCTGCGCATCTTCCGGATCTTCCGCCTCGTTCATTTCATTTCCGAAATGCGCTTCCTCACCGTCGCCATCGGCCGCAGCCTGCGGAAGATCAGCATCTTCATCCTGTTCGTGCTCACCTGCGTCATTATACTCGGTTCCGTCATTTACCTTGTTGAAGACCATAACGCCGGGTTCACCAGCATCCCGCAATCGGTCTACTGGGCGATCGTGACAATCACCACCGTGGGTTATGGAGACGTGGCGCCTGCCACGCCGCTCGGGAAATTCATCGCCAGCTTCATCATGCTCCTCGGCTACGGCATCATCGCCGTTCCCACCGGCATCGTTACCACCGAAATGGCGCACGCCTACCGCGAGAAAGGGCATTCCACCAATGTATGCCCCGGTTGCGGCCGCGAAGGGCACGACACCGACGCGAAATTCTGCAAGTTCTGCGGAACGAAGCTCTGA